GTATGTACCACATCTCTTGGTGTTGGTCGGTTTTATCGTAGTAGCTTTACTCTATTTTTCACCAGTATTACAAAATAAAGTCATATATCAGTCTGATATTGTACAATATACTGGAATGGCTAAAGAACAGAATAATTTCAGAGCCGAATTTAACGAAGAACCTTATTGGACCAATAGCGCATTTGGTGGAATGCCAACCTATCAGTTGGGAGCCAAGTATCCCTATAACTTCGTTAAGCATTTAGATACAGCGATTCGATTTTTACCGCGTCCTGCCGATTATTTATTTCTTTACTTCATCGGATTTTATGCTTTAATGATGGCCTTAGGGGTTCGTCCGTTAAAAGCTTTTATAGGATCTTTAGCGTTTGGATTTTCTACTTACTTAATCATTATCCTAGGTGTGGGACACAATGCCAAAGCACATGCCATTGCTTATATGCCTATGGTCGTTGCAGGGGTGTTGCTCGTATTTAGAAAAAAATATGTTGCTGGAGGAATCTTAACTGTTCTCGCCGCAGCGCTGGAAATCAGTGCCAATCACTTCCAAATGACCTATTATTTGCTGTTGTTTCTTCTGGTAGTAGCCATCGCTTATACCTATGAATATAGCAAAGCCAAAGATTGGAAAGGCTTAGGTATCGCTTATGGTATTCTTATAGGGGCAGCGGTATTGAGCATTGGAGCAAATGCAACCAATATTATGGCCACTGCAGAATATACGAAGTTTAGTACACGAAGTTCAAGTGAGTTGACGTATGAACCTGATGGTTCTCCTAAAACGTCTTCCAATGCAATGAGTTACGATTATATTACAGAATATAGTTATGGCGTTTTCGAGAGTTTAAATCTAATTGCACCTCGATTAACGGGTGGGGCTAATAATGAAGCCCTTGAAAAAGACAATGCGGTATATCGCTATTTCACGTCTATTGGAGCTAATCCACAGCAAGCACAAGACATGAGTAAACAAGCACCAACGTATTGGGGAGATCAGCCTATTGTAGCTGCGCCAGCCTATATTGGAGCTGTTGTATTCTTCTTATTTGTCTTGGGTATGTTTACAGAAAAACGCAAATTGAAGTATATTTTCTTTGTTGGAGCGTTGATGGCACTAATCTTATCTTGGGGTAAAAACTTTGCGGTGGTTACAAATCTATTCATTGATTTTGTACCGATGTACAACAAGTTTAGAGCGGTATCTTCTATTCAGGTTATCTTGGAAATGTGTATTCCTGTACTAGCTGTATTAGGACTTTATAACTTCTTTAAACTGGATCAAAAACAACAAATTGATGCACTGAAGAAATCTGGTTTTATTGCAGGTGGAATCTTGGTATTCTTGTTTGCAATTAAAGGAACACTTTCTTTCACGGGGTTAAATGACGACTATTACCGCATGGCCTATGGAGAAGTAGGACCTGGGTTTATTCGCGCCTTGATTGAAGAGCGAAAAGCAATGTATACGAGTGATTTGATTCGTTCGTTCTTGTTGATTTTAGCTACAGCGGCCATTTTATTTTTATTTGCAAAAGACAAAATGAAAGAAATGTATGCTTTGGTTATTATCGGGTGTTTATTGGTGGGAGATTTAGTGATGGTAGATCGCAAATACGTCAATGATGAATCATTTGTAGCGGCGAGAAAAATGCAAGAACCTTTTGATATCACACAAGCAGATAAACAAATTTTAAATGATCCAACACACTTTAGAGTATTTGATACGCAAGGGGGATTAAATAGTGCGAAAGCGTCTTATTTCCATCAGTCTTTAGGAGGATATCATGCAGCTAAACCAAGAAGAATTCAGCAGTTGGCGGATTACCAAATGAGTAAAAATCCGATGGCAGTATTTAATATGATGAATGTTAAATATGTGATTCAAGCGGATGAAGAAGGACGTAGTGTAGCGATGTTAAACAACGAAGCAAATGGAAATGCTTGGTTTGTTTCAGCTGTTCAAAAAGTAACTACTCCAGATCAGGAGATGAAAGCGTTGAGTGACCTCAACACAAAAACAACAGCAGTATTGAATACGAATGCGTTTACACAAGCAGTAAAAGATACGTATACTGTTGATTCTTTAGCTTCTATTAAGCTTGTATCTTAT
The window above is part of the Myroides odoratus DSM 2801 genome. Proteins encoded here:
- a CDS encoding YfhO family protein — encoded protein: MNAVKKYVPHLLVLVGFIVVALLYFSPVLQNKVIYQSDIVQYTGMAKEQNNFRAEFNEEPYWTNSAFGGMPTYQLGAKYPYNFVKHLDTAIRFLPRPADYLFLYFIGFYALMMALGVRPLKAFIGSLAFGFSTYLIIILGVGHNAKAHAIAYMPMVVAGVLLVFRKKYVAGGILTVLAAALEISANHFQMTYYLLLFLLVVAIAYTYEYSKAKDWKGLGIAYGILIGAAVLSIGANATNIMATAEYTKFSTRSSSELTYEPDGSPKTSSNAMSYDYITEYSYGVFESLNLIAPRLTGGANNEALEKDNAVYRYFTSIGANPQQAQDMSKQAPTYWGDQPIVAAPAYIGAVVFFLFVLGMFTEKRKLKYIFFVGALMALILSWGKNFAVVTNLFIDFVPMYNKFRAVSSIQVILEMCIPVLAVLGLYNFFKLDQKQQIDALKKSGFIAGGILVFLFAIKGTLSFTGLNDDYYRMAYGEVGPGFIRALIEERKAMYTSDLIRSFLLILATAAILFLFAKDKMKEMYALVIIGCLLVGDLVMVDRKYVNDESFVAARKMQEPFDITQADKQILNDPTHFRVFDTQGGLNSAKASYFHQSLGGYHAAKPRRIQQLADYQMSKNPMAVFNMMNVKYVIQADEEGRSVAMLNNEANGNAWFVSAVQKVTTPDQEMKALSDLNTKTTAVLNTNAFTQAVKDTYTVDSLASIKLVSYKANQLVYEAENTNEGLAVFSEVYYPQGWIAKVDGQEVPILAVDYVLRAIELPQGKHTVEFTFEPQVVKTGSRIALASTLLILLASAGAIGWSMKKKRKEE